CAGTTAGAGAAAAGGCTACAAGACCAATTTGAGGTTAGATGCACGTTAGAAAAGGCACTTGGATACAGGCCTACATCTCTtgttaattcaaatgaaacgaTACTGCCCAAGGTTTGGaacattttcaacaaattttgagccaatgAGTGTGCATTTTCTTTTGATGTCATAATTTTCATTTATCAACATGTGTGACACATCAAGAATTAATGGACCGATTTATATGTGCTTTCTTAACTATTAAAAGAACATTGATGTTGCAAACATTCATACAGTTTTGCTTTATGCATGCTAGGCTGATGGTGAATATATTTGTGGTTCAATCCTTCCATTTATGTCTCTGCAATCATAAGATTATTTTGCAGCCCATAAATGATTATACATTGTTTAGGATTAAAGGCCTGGTATGATTTTCTTGTCATGTATAGCTTTCTGTTTGTCTTGacttctcttttttgttttttgactcCAGCCAACgtccaaattaattaaagaaattgcAGTGTTAGAGTTAGAAGTTATGCATTTGGAACAATATCTTCTCTCCTTGTATCGTAAAGCATTTGATCAACAATTACCCTCTGTAGCTCCATTCACCAAGGAGGAAAAAGTGAAGTCGCTTCCATCAACACCTAGAGCAAGATTCGTTGAAGTTTCTAAGCCTGAGGTGTTAATCAAAAGAGGAAGCTCTGCAGTACAATCTATTGACCATGAGCTTGATACTATGCAAAAGGAATATAATGGATATGAACCTGAGACACTAGGGAAAgaatacaatgtacatcaaccAGAAGGAAAGCATTTAGACGCAGGTGTATATCGTTGCCACTCCTCATTATCCCAGTGTACAACATTTACAACAAGAGCATCTGCTCCAGTGGCAGAAGTATTAACTGAATCTCTTCGTGCCTGTCATTCCCAACCATTGTTCATGATGGAGGTAAATCATGTTTCATGGAAATTTCCTTTTACCTGTGTTTTGTATTTAGTATGGCTCCTAGCACATTGAGTTGCTGCAATCATACTGATAGAAGTTGTCTTGGTTACTCAAACTTGTGTTTATCCTTTTGGAAGAATACACGACAGTATTCATTTTATTGTGAAGTTCTGTTTTGTACATTTCTCTTTGTAAACATATTAGTGCTAATTCCAGAGAATAATCTTTTTGGATGCCTTCTTTGGATTTTGACTCAGTTTAATCTATGCTATGCAGTATGCCCAAAATGTTGATGCTTCATCAAGAATAATCAGCCTGGCGGAACATCTTGGTACCCGAATATCTGATCATATTCCAGATACACCAAATAGGCTTTCTGAGGATATGGTCAAATGTATATCAGCTATATATTGCAAACTCGCGGATCCATCTATGACAAATCCAGGCCTTTCATCTCCCAGTTCATCCTTGTCTTCAACTAGTGCCTTTTCTATTGGAGATCAAGGAGACATGTGGAGTCCAGGTTTGAGGAATAATTCCTCATTCGATGTACGGTTAGACAATCCTTTCCATGTGGAAGGACTCAAGGAGTTTAGTGGACCATACAGCACCATGGTTGAGGTATCATGGATTTACAGAGAAAATCAGAAATTGGGTGATACTGAGCAGTTACTCAAGAATTTCAGGTGAGTttattaatatctaattgagaTCTTGAAGCTTCCATGTGAAAATTACATAGTTAAGTTGGATTCTTCAGTCTCTTGGAGTTATAATGGCCATCCACTTCTATGTTGTCTCAGATCACTTATTTCTCAATTAGAAGAAGTAGATCCTGGGAAGTTGAAACATGAGGAGAAGTTAGCTTTCTGGATCAACATACACAATGCTTTGGTGATGCATGTAATTATTATTACTCTCAAAACAAATTTCCCTTTATTAGTTTTCCATTTCTCTTGATTGAGGTTATAATAtgctcttttttggtttctaaTAGGCATTTTTGGCTTATGGAATTCCACAAAACAATGTGAAAAGGGTCTTCCTTCTGTTAAAGGTAAAATCTAAGAGTAATAGCTTTAATAGTCTATTAGGATGAAAGTCATGAAACTATAGTTAAGCCTATCTGCTTTTGCTGAGTTGCTCAATGTGATGCCCTATGCAGGCTGCATATAACATTGGGGGTCATACAATCAGTGCAGACACAATACAGAACACTATACTTGGGTGCCGGTTGCCTCGCCCTGGGCAGGTGGTTCATGCAATCCCAACCTTTCcctatagaaaattaaaaaaagataaaagaatggCCATTCCATTTATAATATCTTTTCAATATGCAAagtatttattatgtaaatccAATCGAGGGACTTATATGGAAGCTTCTTCTTACTTGCATCCTCTTGTAGTGGTTCCGCTTGTTCTTTTCTCCAAGGACAAAATTCAAAGCTGGAGATGGACGACGAGCATACCCGATCGAGCGTCCTGAGCCTCTTCTACTCTTTGCACTCTGTTCAGGAAACCATTCTGACCCTGCGGTACTTATTCTAACTCTTCTCAGACCTCAGGGTGTTTGCATGTGATTTTTCATTAgacttgtaagttgtaacatcTCCATTTTTCAATGCTTAACATTTTGTGGGCAATTACTTTCCGTGCTGGCAAATTAAATTGAGAAAACATAGCACAGATCATTTGAACATGGAATAATTTCCTTTAGACTTGTCTAGTTATATACACAACATTGTTTGGACTTCAAGGAATTAAATCCCTTATAGTGGCGGTTCTCGTGCCTGCATTTGACACTATACTACTATCAAATCTAGTGATAGCTTCTTGTTCAAGGAATGtgcaaaaaacaaaagcaagTTCCCAGGGGACAAAACATGTGAATTTATTTAGACACAAACAGATACACATTAcataaccattttttttcatgCTTAATTAACTCTAGTGAGTTGCTTATCTTTTTATAAACTACGACAGGTACGTGTATATACACCCAAGAGAGTGCTTCAAGAACTAGAAGTTGCAAAGGAAGAGTACATTCGAGCTACCTTTGGGGTACGCAAGGACCAGAAAATACTTTTTCCCAAGCTTGTAGAGTCTTTCGCGAAGGACTCGGGTTTGTGCTCTGCTGGTACCATGGAGATGATTCAACAGTCTCTACCTGAATCTCTAAGAAAGAATGTTAAGAAATGTGACCTTGCAAAACCCAAGAAGAACATAGAATGGATTCCACATAACTTTACTTTTCGATACCTCATTCCTAAGGAGCTGATAAAATAATTGCTTGGTAGCCTTACTACTTCTTACTATGGGAGACAATTTACATCAAGTTTTAAAAACGGTTCACAACTGCAATTGTAGTCGCATTAGTCATATTTGTCTGCAATTTTCCAATCGCAATGAAACTGCAACTACGATTGCTCcagcaatttaaaaccttgatctGCATTGTTTGCTCTATATGTATTCTTTTGTACAAAGTTGACAGGGTAGCAGCAACAGCAAAATCTCATATTGCAATGTGTAGTATTTTGAGTCTGTATTGTGTTACAATTCCATTGTATTAACTGTGATTGATGTACTCTATTCATAGCGTTGAGCTTAGCAGTGTAAATGATTTGATGCTATAATCAGTTGTCatcttttttttgtcatttataaCTAGCCTGTTATTATGCGTTGCTGTAACACCTTTGCAtacatatataagtatatatataaaactagcTATAGAGGACATGAATAATTAAGCAGGTGCATTGAGATCGctacaattaatattataataatcacaTGACTCGACTGGGGTGTCCAATCATAAATGGACAAAGGTTGCTTGTAGTCATGTGACTAGTTTTTCACCCAACTTTCAATCTCAACTGAAATATCTTAttgtagaaaaataatttctgaTTGTAAACTGTTACCaat
The Glycine max cultivar Williams 82 chromosome 16, Glycine_max_v4.0, whole genome shotgun sequence genome window above contains:
- the LOC100816025 gene encoding uncharacterized protein, which encodes MFQGRGFEGLVPRHKRSKSFPDKKRDEDDNPDNHLEASDRTKLETGYLTECGKPRKKQTPTNDVQHSLKQEILQLEKRLQDQFEVRCTLEKALGYRPTSLVNSNETILPKPTSKLIKEIAVLELEVMHLEQYLLSLYRKAFDQQLPSVAPFTKEEKVKSLPSTPRARFVEVSKPEVLIKRGSSAVQSIDHELDTMQKEYNGYEPETLGKEYNVHQPEGKHLDAGVYRCHSSLSQCTTFTTRASAPVAEVLTESLRACHSQPLFMMEYAQNVDASSRIISLAEHLGTRISDHIPDTPNRLSEDMVKCISAIYCKLADPSMTNPGLSSPSSSLSSTSAFSIGDQGDMWSPGLRNNSSFDVRLDNPFHVEGLKEFSGPYSTMVEVSWIYRENQKLGDTEQLLKNFRSLISQLEEVDPGKLKHEEKLAFWINIHNALVMHAFLAYGIPQNNVKRVFLLLKAAYNIGGHTISADTIQNTILGCRLPRPGQWFRLFFSPRTKFKAGDGRRAYPIERPEPLLLFALCSGNHSDPAVRVYTPKRVLQELEVAKEEYIRATFGVRKDQKILFPKLVESFAKDSGLCSAGTMEMIQQSLPESLRKNVKKCDLAKPKKNIEWIPHNFTFRYLIPKELIK